The following coding sequences lie in one Klebsiella huaxiensis genomic window:
- a CDS encoding fimbrial biogenesis chaperone — MKGSHILKALIPLALAASMMPSAQAAVRPMLTRIVAYATDKETPVDIINDAPQAYMVQSWLEDTQGNDDNIPLVLTPPVMQLDGKKQGKLRLVVIPGGIPQDRESVYWLAVQEIPPKASGDGGNKLVMAIRSRIKVFVRPTGLNGDEARSAVKQLKWQVEKSGGKTWLIASNPTPYYISFGKLALKRAGKAEVMLNDKFHMPPPKGSQRYEVPPAFAGGQAALTWSAVHDYGGTGEELTQQVAL, encoded by the coding sequence ATGAAAGGGAGTCACATCCTCAAAGCACTTATTCCGCTGGCTCTTGCCGCCAGCATGATGCCATCGGCACAGGCCGCCGTGCGTCCCATGTTGACCCGTATCGTCGCGTACGCAACGGATAAAGAGACTCCGGTAGATATTATTAACGACGCGCCTCAGGCCTATATGGTGCAGTCCTGGCTGGAGGATACCCAGGGAAACGATGATAACATCCCGCTAGTCCTGACCCCGCCGGTGATGCAACTTGATGGCAAAAAGCAGGGCAAGCTACGCCTGGTGGTGATCCCCGGCGGCATTCCCCAGGACCGGGAGTCCGTTTACTGGCTGGCGGTACAAGAGATCCCGCCAAAAGCCTCCGGCGACGGCGGGAATAAGCTAGTCATGGCGATCCGTAGTCGAATTAAAGTTTTCGTTCGTCCGACTGGACTCAACGGCGACGAAGCGCGCAGTGCCGTCAAACAGCTGAAATGGCAGGTGGAAAAGAGCGGTGGTAAAACCTGGCTTATCGCCAGCAATCCCACCCCCTACTACATCAGCTTCGGCAAGCTGGCGCTTAAGCGGGCCGGAAAAGCAGAAGTGATGCTCAATGACAAATTCCATATGCCGCCGCCGAAAGGGAGTCAGCGTTATGAGGTCCCGCCAGCCTTTGCCGGAGGCCAGGCCGCGCTGACGTGGAGCGCGGTGCACGATTATGGCGGCACAGGTGAAGAATTAACCCAGCAGGTGGCGCTGTGA